In one Candidatus Planktophila versatilis genomic region, the following are encoded:
- a CDS encoding pirin family protein → MPAVTVSDITILPRITDASHLRARGIKSITTAPQGFEGEGFPVRRAFAGVDLAELDPFIHLDQMGEVEYAPGEPKGTPWHPHRGFETVTYIIDGIFDHKDSNGGGGSITDGDTQWMTAGGGILHIETPPEHLVVSGGLFHGFQLWVNLPAVKKWSPPAYQDVRAKDVALLTSTDGASLIRIIAGELDGHVGPGSTQTPITLIHATVAPGAELRLPWRKDYNALVYSMSGQGFVGDEQRPISMGQLTVFGEGDCIVVRAANQQESRSPNLELFILGGQPIKEPVAWMGPFVMNTKSEVLQAFEDFQKGLLGSIPAIYKDDAKRPVNRTKILDVHNAPTDLQES, encoded by the coding sequence ATGCCAGCAGTAACCGTTAGCGATATAACAATTCTTCCTCGCATCACCGATGCTTCACATCTGCGTGCGCGAGGCATCAAGAGCATTACAACTGCGCCGCAAGGATTTGAGGGCGAAGGTTTTCCTGTTCGACGTGCATTTGCCGGTGTTGATCTTGCGGAGTTAGATCCCTTCATTCATTTAGATCAAATGGGAGAAGTTGAATACGCGCCAGGTGAACCAAAAGGTACTCCGTGGCATCCACACCGTGGTTTTGAAACTGTCACATACATTATTGACGGCATCTTCGATCATAAAGATTCCAATGGTGGTGGTGGCTCGATTACAGATGGCGACACACAATGGATGACAGCTGGTGGTGGAATTCTTCACATCGAAACTCCACCAGAACATTTAGTGGTCTCTGGCGGTTTATTTCATGGCTTCCAACTCTGGGTAAATCTTCCTGCTGTGAAGAAGTGGTCGCCTCCTGCATACCAAGATGTGCGAGCAAAAGATGTCGCACTTCTAACATCAACTGATGGGGCATCACTTATTCGAATTATTGCTGGTGAACTCGATGGTCACGTTGGGCCAGGATCAACCCAGACTCCGATTACTCTCATTCACGCAACCGTTGCACCTGGTGCCGAACTTAGACTTCCTTGGCGCAAGGATTACAACGCACTTGTTTACTCAATGTCAGGTCAGGGTTTTGTCGGAGATGAACAGCGTCCAATTTCAATGGGTCAACTCACCGTCTTCGGTGAAGGTGATTGCATTGTTGTCCGCGCTGCAAACCAGCAAGAGTCGCGTTCTCCAAACTTGGAGCTCTTCATTCTTGGCGGGCAACCGATTAAAGAACCTGTTGCCTGGATGGGTCCCTTTGTGATGAATACAAAGAGTGAAGTTCTGCAAGCGTTTGAAGATTTCCAGAAGGGCCTACTTGGCTCAATTCCAGCGATCTACAAGGACGATGCCAAGCGTCCTGTTAACCGCACCAAGATTTTGGATGTGCACAACGCACCAACTGACCTACAAGAAAGCTAG
- a CDS encoding rhodanese-related sulfurtransferase gives MVVNKHAPKLNKVVLYYGFTPVADPEAMRLWQKQLCESLNLKGRILISPHGINGTVGGEMADVKKYVRETRRYQGFKNITFKWSDGTGNEFPRLRVVVKDELVAFGNPDEIKVDENGVIGGGVHLRPEQVEELVKERGDEVVFFDGRNAYEAKIGKFKNAVVPDVESSRDFVKEIESGKYDHLKDKPVVTYCTGGIRCEILSVVMKNRGFNEVYQIDGGIVKYGDRFGDEASWEGSLYIFDDRISMDFSDKAKVIGECDKCKAPTKDFRNCNTASCHQLILLCDSCAALPSNLSCTHDQSRHRDSELIG, from the coding sequence ATGGTCGTGAATAAGCACGCACCGAAGCTCAACAAAGTGGTTCTGTATTACGGCTTCACCCCTGTTGCAGATCCCGAGGCGATGCGTCTATGGCAGAAACAACTCTGCGAATCCTTAAATCTCAAAGGTCGCATCTTGATTTCTCCACATGGAATTAATGGAACTGTTGGCGGTGAGATGGCCGATGTGAAGAAGTATGTGCGCGAAACCCGTCGCTATCAAGGTTTCAAAAACATCACTTTTAAGTGGTCAGATGGAACTGGAAATGAGTTCCCTCGGCTTCGGGTGGTCGTCAAGGATGAACTCGTGGCTTTTGGGAACCCCGATGAAATAAAAGTTGACGAAAATGGTGTCATTGGCGGCGGAGTTCATCTTCGCCCAGAACAAGTAGAAGAACTTGTCAAAGAGCGCGGCGATGAAGTTGTCTTCTTTGATGGAAGAAATGCGTATGAAGCAAAAATTGGCAAGTTCAAAAATGCAGTTGTTCCAGATGTTGAGTCTTCCCGCGACTTCGTCAAGGAAATTGAAAGCGGAAAATACGATCATTTAAAAGATAAGCCGGTTGTTACTTACTGTACTGGTGGCATCCGATGCGAAATTCTCTCTGTTGTCATGAAAAACCGAGGATTTAACGAGGTCTATCAAATAGATGGTGGCATTGTGAAGTATGGCGATCGCTTCGGCGATGAGGCTTCTTGGGAAGGTTCGCTCTATATTTTTGATGATCGCATCTCTATGGATTTTTCAGATAAGGCAAAAGTCATCGGAGAATGCGATAAGTGCAAAGCTCCAACCAAGGATTTTCGAAACTGCAACACAGCATCTTGTCATCAGTTGATTTTGCTCTGCGATAGCTGTGCAGCACTGCCATCTAATTTAAGTTGCACCCACGACCAGAGTCGTCACCGCGATTCTGAATTGATTGGCTAA